The stretch of DNA CAACTACCGCATCTTCTGTTTCGTAGATATCCATATTTTGCTGTTCTATAGTTTCTGGCAATTCCCAATCTTCGAAAAACCAGGGCCAACTTAGGGTTGGTCTGCGTCGAACAATAGCCATCTTTTTGTTCACCTCCTTTCAGGTAACGATAGTTATTAATTTTCTATTTGTAATAATATGCTATGTTTATTAATAGACAATTAGGAAAAAGTAAGAAATTTGTAAAAAAATGAAAGTAAAAGTTCTTGGAACACGTGGAGAAATAAAGCCTTCCCTCCCTTATCATTCGCGCCATACTGGCCTGCTTGTGGATGGGGAAATACTTCTTGATTTAGGTGAACCAGAGTTTCTGGAGAAGGACCTAGGTGTAATTTTAATTACCCATCTCCACCCAGATCACGCTTTTTTTGTGAAGAGTGATAAAAAAGTTGATGTAAATGTTCCAATTTATGCTCCGGAAAGTTCTGAAAATGTTGAGGTTACGGTTGTTTCTGAACCATTTACAGTTTTTGAATACAATATAACGCCAATCCTTACCCATCATAGCAAGAAGGTTAGATCTGTCGCTTATCTTATTGAGAAAAACGGAAAGAGGCTTTTGTATACTGGAGATATGATTTGGATTAATAAAGAATACTGGAATCTTTTCGAAAATTTGGACTTGGTTATTACAGAGGGAAGTTTTATTTGCGAGGGTGGGATGATTAGACGCGACAAGGAAACTGGGAAAATATTTGGACATACGGGTATTCCTGATTTAATGAAATTTTTTGAGAATTTTACTAATCGAGTTCTTCTTATTCATTTTGGGAGTTGGTTTTACAAAAATACCAAGGAGTCTCGAAAAAGAGTAGAAAATCTTGCAAGAAAATATGATTTAGAGGTTTTAGTTGGTTATGATGGGATGGAGTTTGAGCTTTAGTTCTTGGGTAGTTTTGGAGAAATGTGTGTCTTTTGGCATGGAGTAACATTCTAGTACTATTTTACTAAGTTTTTGAACTCCTCTTCGTCTATTATTTTTACTTTTTCTTTCTGTGCCTTTTGTAGCTTACTACCCGGACTCTTTCCCTTTACTAAATAGTCAGTTTCTCCACTCACTGAGCTAATAGCTCTTCCCCCTAGCTTTTTTACCAGCCTTTCCGCTTCATTTCTTGTCCAGGCTTCTAATGTGCCGGTAAAAACGAATTTATCTCCTTTTAGCGGTTGTTCCTTTGCTATTGCGTAAGGGTTGTTGAGATTGATTTTAGCACTTTCTAGCTTCTTTAAGACTTTTTGGTTTTTTTTATTTGAAAAGAACTTACTAATACTTTCTGCTACTTCTGGTCCAATCTCGTGTATTTTTTCTAGATCATCCTTGGTTGCATGTTTAATTTCATTAAGCGTGGAAAAATTTTTGGCTAGGACTTCTGCTTTGTGCTGACCAACTAAAGGTATTCCAAGTGCATAGAGAAAATTTGGTAATGAAGCTTCTTTGCTTTTTCTAATTTCAGAAACAAGGTTTTGTGCAGATTTTTCTGCAAAGCGGTCTAGCTTAGCTAAGTCTTTTTTGGTTAGCTTGTAGAGGTCTGCTATATTTTTGACCAAATTTTCTTCAATTAACTGTTCTGCAACTTTTTCTCCTATCCCTTCAATATCCATAGCTTGACGAGATGCAAAATGAGTCAAGCGTTCCCGCAGTTGAGCGGGGCAGCTAAGGTTAGGACACCTTGCCTGTTTTTTGTCCTCGCTCATTATTATTTTTGTGTTACAGACTGGGCATTTACTTGGCATCTGTATTTTCTTTTCTGATCCATCCCGCGCTTCGGTTATTGGCTTTACAACATGGGGAATAACATCTCCTGCTCTTTCAATAAGTACCATGTCTCCTAGTCGAATATCTTTGTTCTCAATTTCGCTCTGATTATGCAGAGAGGCTTTTTCAACAAGTACTCCCCCAATTTCTATGGGTTCTAGTAAGGCAACAGGAGTAATTCTGCCAGTTCTGCCAA from Patescibacteria group bacterium encodes:
- a CDS encoding MBL fold metallo-hydrolase gives rise to the protein MKVKVLGTRGEIKPSLPYHSRHTGLLVDGEILLDLGEPEFLEKDLGVILITHLHPDHAFFVKSDKKVDVNVPIYAPESSENVEVTVVSEPFTVFEYNITPILTHHSKKVRSVAYLIEKNGKRLLYTGDMIWINKEYWNLFENLDLVITEGSFICEGGMIRRDKETGKIFGHTGIPDLMKFFENFTNRVLLIHFGSWFYKNTKESRKRVENLARKYDLEVLVGYDGMEFEL
- the ligA gene encoding NAD-dependent DNA ligase LigA, coding for PFANPRNAAAGSLRQLDPKEVAKRPLHIFFYRLANATELGFENHSQALNTLPQWGLRINKKHNKKITGVKGLLAYHKNMNEIRNKLGYEIDGVVFKVDNLQEREILGTRTNNPRWAIAYKFEPKRKTTKLKNTEFQVGRTGRITPVALLEPIEIGGVLVEKASLHNQSEIENKDIRLGDMVLIERAGDVIPHVVKPITEARDGSEKKIQMPSKCPVCNTKIIMSEDKKQARCPNLSCPAQLRERLTHFASRQAMDIEGIGEKVAEQLIEENLVKNIADLYKLTKKDLAKLDRFAEKSAQNLVSEIRKSKEASLPNFLYALGIPLVGQHKAEVLAKNFSTLNEIKHATKDDLEKIHEIGPEVAESISKFFSNKKNQKVLKKLESAKINLNNPYAIAKEQPLKGDKFVFTGTLEAWTRNEAERLVKKLGGRAISSVSGETDYLVKGKSPGSKLQKAQKEKVKIIDEEEFKNLVK